A region of Aliivibrio fischeri DNA encodes the following proteins:
- the sigZ gene encoding RNA polymerase sigma factor SigZ: MHQLKSKGSLKGWLYKIAYNTIMDFYRDKLSYDELPEDLAAEDEDAVEEARKEIAECMRPLIDELPDKYSVPLRLAELEGIPQQEIADKLGLSLSGAKSRIQRGRVKFRENLMTCCDFEINDGGMVTGYTPKKTNCSSPKR; this comes from the coding sequence TTGCATCAGCTAAAATCAAAAGGCAGCTTGAAAGGCTGGTTGTATAAGATTGCCTATAATACGATTATGGATTTTTATCGAGATAAATTGTCTTATGATGAACTACCGGAAGATTTAGCAGCAGAAGATGAAGATGCTGTAGAGGAGGCTCGGAAAGAAATCGCAGAGTGTATGCGTCCGTTAATCGATGAGCTTCCTGATAAATACAGTGTTCCTCTTCGTTTAGCGGAATTAGAAGGTATTCCTCAGCAAGAAATTGCAGATAAATTAGGATTATCATTGTCGGGAGCTAAAAGTCGAATTCAGCGCGGGAGAGTTAAGTTTCGCGAAAATCTTATGACTTGTTGCGATTTTGAAATCAATGATGGGGGAATGGTTACAGGTTATACCCCTAAGAAAACTAACTGCTCTTCACCTAAGAGATAA
- the gshA gene encoding glutamate--cysteine ligase: protein MKNTDVKYLEPHILSFLNNENAMNTLHDIRRGIERELIRTTPESRISNLPHPEELGSALTHPYITTDFAEAQLELVTPAMTERKTTFDSLASLHHFVATHLPDNEIMWGASMPPELPSDDEIKIAAYGTSNAGLHKVRYREGLANRYGKRMQLISGIHYNFSLPDSFWEILHSHIGSELSLNDFISERYFHLIRNVLRNGWIIPYLFGASPAVDKSYLINQEHALNLLDDETYYLPWATSLRLSNMGYSSNEQSFYPTSFNSKQEYLADLCHALTTPSERYTHLNGDQQLNASVLQLENELYGSVRPKIVSDQLRPLYAMCHHGIQYIELRSLDNNPLLPLGISEDQSYFLDAFLTYNALAPSPELTDSERELIARRQELVATEGRKEGLLLPTQQGDRELKELGLTLLSSMMPVASWLDNVFATEGHKQGIEREKVKFIDSNLTPSAQILTIMKDEKLSYKHVTQRLSEMHFKQHKDVEINKEEMAGLSRLVGESLAKQQRIETLQDMSFDEFIQKKNDLQCDCEIEEVVA from the coding sequence ATGAAAAATACAGATGTGAAATACCTAGAACCTCATATTCTTTCTTTTTTAAACAATGAAAATGCCATGAATACACTGCATGACATTCGACGTGGAATTGAAAGAGAATTGATCCGTACGACGCCTGAAAGCCGCATTTCAAACTTACCTCATCCAGAAGAGTTAGGCTCTGCTTTAACACACCCTTACATCACAACTGATTTTGCGGAAGCACAATTAGAGTTGGTGACTCCTGCAATGACAGAAAGAAAGACGACGTTTGATTCGTTAGCTTCTTTACACCATTTTGTCGCTACTCATCTACCTGACAATGAAATCATGTGGGGAGCAAGTATGCCACCTGAGCTGCCAAGTGATGATGAGATTAAGATCGCAGCGTATGGAACATCAAACGCTGGATTACATAAGGTACGTTATCGTGAAGGATTGGCGAATCGTTATGGAAAAAGAATGCAACTAATTTCAGGTATTCATTATAACTTTTCATTACCTGATTCTTTTTGGGAAATCTTACATTCACATATTGGTAGTGAATTATCCTTAAATGATTTCATTTCAGAACGTTATTTTCATTTGATTCGTAATGTCCTACGTAATGGTTGGATTATTCCATATTTATTTGGTGCGTCACCTGCGGTAGATAAAAGTTATTTAATCAATCAAGAACACGCTTTAAATCTTCTTGATGACGAGACTTATTATTTGCCATGGGCGACATCTTTACGCTTGAGTAACATGGGATATAGCAGTAATGAGCAATCTTTTTATCCAACAAGCTTTAATAGTAAGCAAGAGTATTTGGCTGATTTATGTCACGCATTAACGACGCCAAGTGAGCGCTATACTCATTTAAATGGAGATCAGCAACTGAATGCATCGGTCTTACAATTAGAAAATGAGCTATACGGTTCTGTGAGACCTAAAATCGTTAGTGATCAATTACGTCCTTTGTATGCGATGTGTCATCACGGTATTCAATATATTGAACTACGTAGTCTAGATAACAATCCACTATTACCATTAGGTATCAGTGAAGATCAAAGCTATTTTTTAGATGCTTTTCTTACATATAACGCCTTAGCACCAAGCCCTGAGTTAACTGATTCTGAACGAGAGTTAATTGCTCGTCGTCAAGAGTTAGTGGCAACCGAAGGGAGAAAAGAAGGGCTATTATTACCAACGCAACAAGGTGATAGAGAGCTTAAAGAGCTTGGCTTGACTTTATTATCATCAATGATGCCAGTTGCGTCGTGGTTAGATAATGTGTTTGCTACAGAAGGGCATAAACAAGGCATTGAGCGTGAAAAGGTTAAGTTTATAGATAGTAATTTAACGCCATCAGCGCAAATATTAACAATAATGAAAGATGAAAAACTGTCATATAAACACGTAACACAGAGATTATCTGAAATGCATTTTAAACAGCATAAAGATGTCGAAATTAATAAAGAAGAAATGGCAGGTTTATCCCGATTAGTTGGCGAGTCTTTAGCTAAACAGCAAAGAATAGAGACGCTACAAGATATGAGTTTTGATGAATTTATTCAGAAAAAAAACGATTTGCAGTGTGATTGTGAGATAGAAGAGGTCGTAGCGTAA
- a CDS encoding ABC transporter ATP-binding protein encodes MSKEQAQQPSDMFLFKRLVAYSLPHKMRFIVAFMMLSVAISAEMAIPWMAKIILDDVIVPQQFEWPHLIGLVSLVMVFYVISALFTYLQAVSFRHSALLVINDVRKQLFNHVLNFPISTFDKLSAGKLVSYITNDTESMRDMFVSTIPTIIQGSLRIIAIFIAIAILDWRLMLLSLVLIPILLTTMHLYRKISMPVFNGIREQVSNINGRINESLQGMSLIQAFNQEKVFKDKFEKENQRWFEFRTKSIAIDSLMLIPLTRLVSNLTAVGIVAWFANASLTTVVEIGTLYAFLNYIERFFDPFRQLSMELRKLQVATVASKRVFELLDEKSEQNRYPQEFAELVTPHDIEFKNVNLSYDEEHLVLSDVSFVAKGGKFTAIVGHTGSGKSSVINLLMRFYQHQKGSILIGGQPIESLSEIQLRKMFGLVSQDPTIFSGSIIENIDLSHSTPDKEKVIAAAQQVKAHQFINRLTNGYEHQPGHGGASLSVGERQLLALARAISHQPSIFLLDEATANIDSETEEAVKEALENIQDGRTVIMVAHRLSTIKNADQILVMNKGKVVQSGTHDELIIQDGDYRSLYLAQKAQEENEHQNSTLGLAGINAA; translated from the coding sequence ATGAGTAAAGAACAAGCACAGCAACCAAGTGATATGTTCTTGTTTAAACGATTGGTCGCTTATTCTCTTCCACATAAAATGCGATTTATTGTCGCGTTTATGATGCTATCGGTAGCGATAAGTGCTGAAATGGCGATTCCATGGATGGCGAAGATTATCCTTGATGACGTTATCGTACCACAGCAATTTGAATGGCCACATCTGATAGGGCTTGTTAGCTTAGTAATGGTGTTTTATGTGATATCGGCGTTATTTACGTATTTGCAAGCGGTGTCATTTCGTCACAGTGCTTTGTTGGTGATTAATGATGTGAGAAAACAGCTGTTTAATCATGTGCTGAATTTTCCAATCAGTACCTTTGATAAATTATCCGCTGGTAAGTTGGTTTCTTATATTACAAATGATACTGAATCGATGCGTGATATGTTTGTTTCAACGATACCTACAATCATTCAAGGTAGCTTACGCATCATTGCGATATTTATTGCGATAGCGATCTTGGATTGGCGCTTGATGTTATTGAGCTTAGTTTTGATCCCGATACTACTGACAACAATGCATTTGTATCGAAAAATCTCAATGCCAGTGTTTAATGGGATTAGAGAGCAGGTCAGTAATATTAATGGACGTATTAACGAATCGTTACAAGGAATGTCACTGATTCAGGCGTTTAATCAAGAAAAAGTGTTTAAAGATAAGTTTGAAAAAGAAAACCAACGTTGGTTTGAGTTTAGAACGAAATCAATCGCGATTGATAGCTTAATGCTTATTCCATTAACACGTTTAGTCTCCAATTTAACGGCTGTTGGTATTGTAGCGTGGTTCGCTAATGCATCATTAACGACAGTGGTTGAAATCGGAACGCTATATGCATTTCTAAATTATATAGAACGTTTTTTTGACCCATTCCGACAGCTTTCAATGGAGTTACGTAAATTACAAGTGGCGACTGTTGCATCAAAACGAGTGTTTGAGTTGCTAGATGAAAAATCAGAACAGAATCGTTACCCTCAAGAATTTGCAGAGTTAGTAACACCGCATGATATTGAGTTTAAGAATGTGAATCTAAGTTATGATGAGGAACATTTGGTTTTATCTGATGTGAGTTTTGTAGCTAAAGGTGGGAAGTTTACGGCGATAGTAGGTCATACGGGCAGTGGAAAAAGTTCAGTAATAAATTTGCTTATGCGATTCTACCAACATCAAAAAGGTTCCATCTTAATTGGAGGTCAACCGATTGAATCACTATCAGAAATCCAATTGAGAAAAATGTTTGGTTTAGTATCTCAAGACCCAACTATATTTAGTGGCTCGATAATTGAAAATATTGATTTATCACATTCAACCCCAGATAAAGAAAAGGTAATTGCAGCAGCACAGCAGGTAAAAGCACATCAATTTATTAATCGATTAACTAATGGTTATGAGCATCAACCAGGGCATGGCGGCGCATCACTTTCAGTGGGAGAAAGGCAGCTTTTAGCATTAGCTCGTGCTATTTCGCACCAACCAAGTATTTTCTTATTGGATGAAGCGACTGCAAATATTGATAGTGAAACGGAAGAAGCAGTAAAAGAAGCATTAGAAAATATTCAAGATGGGAGAACAGTAATCATGGTCGCTCATCGATTATCAACGATAAAAAATGCGGATCAAATTTTGGTCATGAATAAAGGAAAAGTGGTTCAAAGTGGCACGCATGACGAGCTTATTATTCAAGATGGTGATTACCGAAGTTTATATTTAGCGCAAAAAGCGCAAGAAGAAAATGAACATCAGAATAGCACACTTGGTTTAGCTGGAATTAACGCAGCTTGA
- a CDS encoding glutathione synthase: MNTEKKLLVSQQIIEDACEWAIMHGVAFRQADNTARHCPFSIAPMSIERDVYQHLLRVTPLITKLIHNVSEDHDFLQSSLSDMAKADPFFGLLMSLHQQLHGDAHNKLVAERQPLLLMRTDFMDDRQHGAKVIEFNGIAAGMGPFGQRAAELHAFMKQQWPNTYHQWIEDASAVPAENQGLEQLAYGIAAAAKSVNAHFGNESKPTFLMVVQKNEDNVYDQHLLEVELQKQGVRTVRRTFEQLRTQLSSGDNKRLLLENVGAVDVVYLRAGYQYEDYFSAELNEPICCHTLSQTRLFIEQHHVAVNATISQQLATSKSMQMLLTMMPESEYARWGLSIDEASLVKSVLADMKPINTDTIHWFTLNANKSEWVLKNQGEGGGHCVFGDDITQKLNQLHVAEYDAWALMQRLYPHERDTPTVAVRDGEQTLVNDLVSEIGLFTAYYNGKPVTELNGYAGYLIRSKPASENEGGIHSGKGILDSLVLVD; encoded by the coding sequence ATGAATACAGAAAAAAAACTGTTGGTTTCTCAACAAATCATTGAAGATGCATGTGAATGGGCAATCATGCATGGGGTAGCATTCAGACAAGCAGATAATACGGCAAGACATTGTCCATTTAGTATCGCTCCTATGAGTATCGAGCGTGATGTGTATCAACATTTGCTGAGAGTGACTCCGTTAATCACTAAATTAATCCATAACGTTTCTGAAGATCATGATTTTCTCCAATCATCATTAAGTGATATGGCAAAAGCTGATCCGTTCTTTGGTTTATTAATGTCATTACATCAACAACTGCATGGTGACGCTCATAATAAACTTGTTGCTGAGCGTCAGCCGTTATTATTGATGCGAACTGATTTTATGGATGATCGTCAACACGGTGCAAAAGTCATTGAATTTAATGGTATTGCAGCTGGCATGGGGCCTTTTGGTCAACGAGCGGCAGAACTTCATGCGTTTATGAAACAGCAATGGCCAAATACGTATCACCAATGGATTGAAGATGCATCGGCTGTGCCTGCTGAAAATCAAGGTTTAGAACAACTTGCATATGGTATTGCAGCGGCAGCGAAATCGGTAAATGCGCATTTTGGTAATGAAAGTAAACCGACATTCTTGATGGTTGTACAAAAGAATGAAGATAACGTGTATGACCAACATTTGTTGGAAGTTGAACTCCAAAAGCAAGGTGTTCGAACGGTTCGAAGAACGTTTGAACAATTAAGAACTCAGCTATCTAGTGGTGATAATAAACGTTTATTGCTAGAAAACGTTGGTGCTGTTGATGTGGTTTATTTACGTGCAGGCTATCAGTATGAGGATTATTTCTCAGCAGAGCTTAATGAGCCTATTTGTTGTCATACGTTGAGCCAAACAAGGTTATTTATTGAACAGCATCATGTTGCCGTTAATGCAACGATTAGTCAGCAATTAGCGACCAGTAAATCAATGCAAATGTTGTTAACTATGATGCCAGAAAGTGAATATGCTCGTTGGGGATTGAGTATAGATGAAGCATCATTGGTTAAAAGCGTTTTAGCTGATATGAAACCGATTAATACCGATACTATTCATTGGTTTACCCTTAATGCAAATAAGTCTGAATGGGTATTAAAAAATCAAGGTGAAGGTGGTGGTCATTGCGTTTTTGGTGATGATATTACCCAAAAGCTTAATCAATTACATGTTGCAGAATATGATGCATGGGCGTTAATGCAGCGCTTATATCCTCATGAACGTGATACACCAACGGTTGCGGTTCGAGATGGTGAACAGACTCTTGTAAATGATTTAGTGAGCGAAATAGGGCTGTTTACCGCTTATTACAATGGTAAGCCGGTCACTGAGCTGAATGGTTATGCGGGTTATTTAATTCGTAGTAAGCCTGCCAGTGAAAATGAAGGTGGAATTCATAGCGGAAAAGGCATTTTAGATTCTCTGGTTTTAGTGGATTAA
- a CDS encoding GNAT family N-acetyltransferase, translating to MFEVKNVAYINKEKEEIRSIRDSVFIQEQEIDPEIEFDGLDSSAVHALVYCDGEAVGTGRILSDGHIGRIAILKAYRSKGLGSKIVLSLIEEAVSQNYERVYLGSQKHAIQFYEKLGFRPYGEEFIEADIPHLSMEKILK from the coding sequence ATGTTTGAAGTAAAAAATGTTGCGTATATAAATAAAGAAAAAGAAGAAATCCGTTCTATTCGAGATTCGGTTTTTATTCAAGAGCAAGAGATCGATCCTGAAATTGAATTTGATGGTTTAGACTCAAGTGCTGTTCATGCGCTTGTGTATTGTGATGGAGAAGCGGTTGGAACAGGCCGTATTTTAAGTGATGGTCATATTGGACGCATTGCGATTTTAAAAGCATATCGCTCTAAAGGTTTAGGCTCTAAAATTGTATTATCACTTATAGAAGAAGCGGTAAGCCAAAACTATGAGCGTGTATATTTAGGCTCTCAAAAACACGCGATTCAGTTTTATGAAAAACTAGGTTTTCGACCTTATGGCGAAGAGTTTATTGAAGCCGATATTCCACACCTGTCGATGGAAAAAATACTTAAGTAA
- a CDS encoding zinc-dependent alcohol dehydrogenase family protein, which yields MVLHAHYATHKALFTNTLNSMRAIIQQFGPALESVQLEHYSPSEPLINELQVEMKLSTINPSDLITISGAYRSRITLPFVPGFEGIGKVTKYSDSTSIFSIGDRVLPIGTAGAWQKYRNTKEEWCFTIPENLSDEQAATSYINPMTAWLILTEALNIHSDMSIIVNAANSAIGLMLIRMLNHLGITPIALVRRDNTIEEFENCRVHTIINTSNNADYQQLLDITKNNKIDAVLDCIGGDDALLYTHIVKEHAQFINYGLLSKQPIPADFWIQRPDIQFSYFHLRQWIHSAEKPLIQNKLNEVMNLVHQGIADTKIDRYFSLKEIHHAIQYIEKNRTVNKGKVLITF from the coding sequence TTGGTATTACACGCTCATTATGCTACACATAAAGCATTATTTACCAATACCTTAAATTCAATGAGAGCCATCATTCAACAATTTGGACCTGCATTAGAGTCTGTTCAACTCGAACATTACTCCCCTTCAGAACCACTAATTAATGAACTTCAAGTAGAAATGAAGCTCAGCACGATTAATCCCTCAGATCTAATAACAATTTCAGGAGCCTATCGCTCTCGAATAACGTTACCATTTGTACCTGGATTTGAAGGTATAGGAAAGGTAACAAAATACTCAGATTCAACATCTATATTTTCAATTGGTGACAGAGTGCTGCCTATTGGTACTGCTGGCGCATGGCAAAAATACCGAAACACAAAAGAGGAGTGGTGCTTTACCATTCCAGAAAATTTGAGCGATGAGCAAGCAGCAACGTCATATATAAATCCGATGACTGCATGGTTAATACTAACTGAAGCTCTCAATATTCATTCTGATATGTCTATTATTGTGAATGCTGCCAACTCGGCAATCGGATTGATGCTTATTCGAATGTTAAATCACTTAGGCATTACACCGATTGCTTTAGTTCGCCGAGACAACACTATAGAAGAATTTGAAAACTGCAGAGTTCACACCATCATCAATACATCAAATAATGCTGATTACCAACAGCTACTCGATATAACAAAAAATAATAAAATCGATGCTGTATTAGACTGCATTGGTGGAGATGATGCTCTTTTATACACCCACATCGTAAAAGAACACGCTCAGTTTATTAATTATGGTTTATTGTCTAAGCAACCAATTCCTGCTGATTTCTGGATTCAACGCCCTGACATTCAATTTTCATATTTTCATCTTAGGCAGTGGATACATTCAGCTGAAAAGCCGCTGATTCAAAACAAATTGAATGAAGTAATGAATCTTGTTCATCAAGGAATTGCAGATACAAAAATTGATCGTTATTTCTCTTTAAAAGAAATTCATCATGCGATTCAATATATTGAAAAAAACAGAACGGTTAATAAAGGAAAGGTTCTTATCACTTTTTAA
- a CDS encoding MFS transporter — protein MEQTTSTQSQSGLLIPVIALSLFAIASGYLMSLIPLMLSQYGIEAKYASWLASAFYAGLLVGAGVIEPFVARLGHKNSFVLFLALLAATIIALPAIPDELFWMVARFVAGIAVAGVFVVVESWLLIGDAESRPKRLGLYMGALYGGSSLGQLGIGFIGIEGLLPYYMIIGLIMMAIACLLFGKGAQPQVQHHNVLNFKQILKLNKASIMGCVVSGLLLGAVYGLMPLELKHRNINTAQIGSLMALIVLGGMAVQPIVSYLSKHFAKTLLMALFCILGVFSVGLTALSDHAAVLAVALVLLGMAAFALYPIAISLGCDQLDESYIVSATQVMLFSYSIGSVCGPVMANTLMNTAEGLMSYLFAILLATAIYMIFANIRQHRPMVAGE, from the coding sequence GTGGAACAAACAACATCAACTCAATCACAATCTGGTCTACTTATTCCTGTGATTGCTCTCTCTTTATTTGCTATTGCATCAGGGTATTTAATGAGCTTAATCCCCCTAATGCTAAGTCAATATGGGATTGAGGCGAAATACGCCAGTTGGTTAGCCAGTGCTTTTTATGCAGGTCTACTTGTTGGTGCCGGTGTTATCGAACCTTTTGTGGCTCGTTTAGGCCATAAAAACTCATTCGTTTTATTCTTAGCCCTGCTTGCAGCAACAATTATAGCTCTTCCTGCTATTCCTGATGAATTATTTTGGATGGTAGCAAGATTCGTTGCCGGTATCGCAGTTGCAGGTGTATTTGTTGTTGTTGAGTCTTGGCTATTAATTGGCGATGCAGAAAGTCGACCAAAACGTTTAGGCTTATACATGGGTGCGCTTTATGGTGGTTCGTCTCTAGGACAACTAGGTATCGGTTTTATCGGTATTGAGGGCCTACTACCATATTACATGATCATCGGCTTAATCATGATGGCTATTGCTTGTTTATTATTTGGTAAAGGGGCACAACCTCAAGTTCAACACCACAATGTTTTGAACTTTAAACAAATACTAAAACTAAACAAAGCTTCTATCATGGGCTGTGTTGTGTCTGGCCTACTACTGGGTGCAGTATATGGTTTAATGCCGTTAGAATTGAAACATCGCAATATTAATACTGCACAAATCGGCAGTCTGATGGCTCTTATTGTTCTTGGTGGCATGGCGGTACAACCGATTGTTTCTTACTTATCGAAGCATTTTGCTAAAACACTATTAATGGCTCTATTTTGTATTTTAGGTGTTTTCTCTGTTGGTTTAACTGCATTGAGTGATCACGCTGCTGTACTAGCCGTCGCTTTAGTTCTTCTTGGTATGGCTGCGTTTGCACTTTATCCAATTGCGATCTCTCTTGGATGTGATCAACTGGATGAATCTTATATTGTATCAGCAACACAAGTAATGCTTTTTAGCTACAGTATTGGTTCGGTATGTGGCCCTGTTATGGCGAATACATTAATGAATACTGCCGAAGGTCTTATGAGCTACTTGTTTGCTATTTTATTAGCAACAGCTATTTACATGATATTCGCTAATATTCGTCAACACCGTCCGATGGTTGCCGGCGAATAA
- a CDS encoding oxidase: MNTILRQIFNPKRILSYCLLALIPAIAFYALSLFALNKALGFTPMEVLRDLAQQTEVHSFRGFLSNIGVWFWVGSISIAFFSAIFIQSGKTQRLLFLMGTLASILAVDDFFLIHDRYVNQYICYFFYAVVALAILALHYKDIIEIDGFSFLLAGGLLAGSIGTDVIQGYLPFGYEITQIFEEGCKFAGAVSWFYFTCVVASFGVARVKHQA, from the coding sequence TTGAACACTATTTTACGTCAGATTTTTAATCCTAAAAGAATACTATCTTATTGTTTATTGGCTTTAATCCCTGCTATTGCATTTTATGCATTATCATTGTTTGCTCTTAACAAGGCACTAGGTTTCACTCCTATGGAAGTGTTGAGAGACTTGGCACAACAAACAGAAGTGCACAGCTTCCGTGGCTTTCTTTCAAACATTGGTGTGTGGTTTTGGGTTGGTTCAATTTCAATTGCTTTTTTCAGTGCAATTTTTATTCAAAGTGGTAAGACACAACGTTTACTTTTTCTAATGGGAACGTTAGCATCAATTTTAGCTGTTGATGATTTTTTCTTAATTCATGATCGATACGTAAATCAATATATTTGTTATTTCTTTTATGCTGTCGTTGCACTTGCCATTTTAGCGTTACACTACAAAGATATTATTGAAATTGATGGTTTCTCATTTTTACTGGCTGGTGGGTTGCTAGCAGGTTCTATTGGCACTGATGTGATTCAAGGTTATTTACCTTTTGGTTACGAAATTACTCAAATTTTTGAGGAAGGCTGTAAATTTGCTGGTGCGGTATCTTGGTTCTACTTTACTTGTGTTGTCGCATCATTTGGAGTGGCAAGAGTTAAGCACCAAGCTTGA
- a CDS encoding carboxylate/amino acid/amine transporter — MSYLLSITLLWAFSFSLIGVYLAGQVDAWFSVLMRIGLATLVFLPFLRPKNISLNTALKLMAIGAIQLGLMYVFYYQSFLYLTVPEVLLFTVMTPIYITLLNDAFEGKFHSHFMISAVIATLGAIAIRYNGIDAGFLLGFGLVQGANLCFATGQVCYKRLMKDQEIEQKTVFGFFFIGAFIVASTCYLLFGNSEKLPTTSIQWGVLIYLGVIASGMGYFMWNKGATLVNVGVLAVMNNLLIPAGILVNLLIWNRDADILRLSIGGALILLALLVNQKLEKRHHQS, encoded by the coding sequence ATGTCATATTTACTTTCAATTACTCTACTATGGGCTTTTTCATTTAGCCTTATCGGCGTATATTTAGCTGGCCAAGTTGATGCTTGGTTTTCTGTGTTAATGCGTATTGGTTTAGCTACCTTAGTTTTTCTTCCTTTCCTACGCCCAAAAAATATCTCATTGAATACAGCGCTTAAATTAATGGCTATTGGTGCGATTCAATTAGGATTAATGTACGTTTTCTACTACCAATCCTTCTTATATCTTACTGTTCCTGAAGTTTTGCTTTTTACTGTAATGACTCCTATTTATATCACTTTATTAAATGACGCATTTGAAGGTAAATTTCATTCGCACTTTATGATCAGTGCCGTAATAGCAACACTAGGTGCAATTGCCATTCGATATAATGGAATTGATGCAGGATTTTTATTAGGATTTGGACTCGTTCAAGGGGCAAACCTTTGTTTTGCGACTGGGCAAGTTTGCTATAAACGTTTAATGAAAGATCAAGAAATTGAACAAAAGACGGTTTTTGGTTTCTTCTTTATAGGTGCATTTATTGTTGCCAGTACTTGCTATTTATTATTCGGAAATAGCGAAAAGCTACCAACAACATCCATTCAGTGGGGAGTATTAATTTATCTTGGCGTGATAGCATCAGGCATGGGGTATTTTATGTGGAATAAAGGTGCAACACTGGTGAATGTTGGTGTTTTAGCCGTAATGAATAATCTACTTATTCCTGCGGGTATTTTAGTTAATCTATTAATATGGAATCGAGATGCAGATATTCTAAGACTGAGCATTGGCGGTGCTTTAATTTTATTGGCGCTTCTTGTTAATCAGAAATTAGAAAAAAGACATCATCAATCTTAA
- a CDS encoding DUF333 domain-containing protein produces the protein MLKKTVITISMLLTLAACSSSETPKPTKANATNPAATFCAERGTYDLDTGNCTLGNGDVVNAWEYYRNHKQSMTKPVGKPNPAATYCVEQEGTYNLNDSTCVLKTGEKVNAWDFFRSSQK, from the coding sequence ATGCTTAAAAAAACAGTAATTACCATTTCGATGCTATTAACATTAGCTGCATGCAGTTCATCTGAAACTCCAAAACCAACTAAAGCAAATGCAACCAATCCAGCAGCAACATTTTGTGCAGAGCGCGGAACTTATGACTTAGATACAGGTAACTGTACACTTGGCAATGGCGATGTAGTTAACGCTTGGGAATACTACCGTAACCATAAACAATCCATGACTAAGCCTGTTGGCAAACCAAATCCTGCCGCAACATATTGTGTTGAGCAAGAAGGCACATACAACTTAAATGACAGCACATGCGTGTTAAAGACGGGTGAGAAAGTTAATGCTTGGGATTTCTTTCGTAGCAGCCAGAAATAA